The following are from one region of the Arachis duranensis cultivar V14167 chromosome 10, aradu.V14167.gnm2.J7QH, whole genome shotgun sequence genome:
- the LOC107469564 gene encoding pentatricopeptide repeat-containing protein At2g13600-like, whose translation MKKLFLLGTWKRNRWKQRFRLFTTLLEDLDTARLRHVIATNISISRRVKSGELELARHLFDEMPLRTVSTWNTMISGYSQWGCYVEALALASLMHHSCVKLDEVSFSSVLSACSRFGTLVHGKQVHSLLLRSGYERFGIVGSTLLYFYVQCSGIGEAEVVFKELHGGNDVLWSLMLAGYVQRDMMGEALDMFEKIPDRDVVAWTTLISGYAKREDGCERALDLFWCMRSSGVLPNEVTLCTVVRVCTRLRALWQGKVVHGHCIKEGFAFDNAIGGGLIEFYCDCEAIDDAKRVHESMRGETYLNLTNSLIGCLISAGKIEEAEMIFYRLRETNHVSYNLMIKGYSMSGHFEKSKKLFNQMSLKDITSLNTMISVYSKNGDLDEAVRLFDKTKDQKNPVTWNSMMSGYIQNGQYMKALKLYVMMRRLSVDYSRSTFSVLFRACSSLGSFQQGRLLHGHLTKTPFQANVYVGTALIDLYSKCGRLADAQRSFLSIFSPNVAAWTALINGYAYHGLGSEAILLFHSMLVQGIEPNAATFVGILSACSHAGLVDEGLKIFHSMEELYKVTPSIEHYTCVVDLLGRSGYVREAEEFIRKMPIEADGVIWGALLHACWFWKDMEVGEKAAEKLFSLDPNPTVPLVILSNMYAVLGRWGQKSILRKRLQSLKLRKDPGCSWIELNNNIHLFSVEDKTHPYSDVIYATVEHLAATVNSVIPFNYLYISNSKHHG comes from the coding sequence ATGAAGAAGCTGTTCCTCCTTGGCACCTGGAAGCGCAACCGCTGGAAGCAAAGGTTTCGACTTTTCACCACCCTTTTGGAAGATTTGGATACCGCTCGTCTCCGTCACGTGATCGCCACCAACATTTCCATTAGCAGGAGAGTTAAATCCGGCGAACTTGAATTAGCACGCCACCTGTTCGACGAAATGCCGCTTCGAACTGTTTCCACTTGGAATACTATGATTTCCGGATATTCGCAATGGGGCTGCTACGTTGAAGCTCTGGCCCTTGCTTCCCTCATGCACCACTCTTGCGTCAAGCTTGACGAGGTCTCTTTCTCTTCGGTGTTGAGCGCATGCTCACGTTTTGGGACACTGGTTCATGGGAAGCAAGTTCATTCATTGCTTTTGAGGTCTGGGTACGAGAGATTTGGCATTGTGGGGAGTACTTTGTTGTATTTTTACGTTCAGTGTTCTGGAATTGGAGAAGCTGAGGTAGTTTTTAAGGAGCTTCATGGCGGGAATGATGTGTTATGGAGCCTTATGCTTGCGGGTTATGTGCAGCGTGACATGATGGGTGAGGCTCTGGACATGTTTGAAAAGATACCTGATCGTGATGTTGTAGCCTGGACCACGTTGATCTCTGGGTATGCGAAGAGGGAAGATGGGTGTGAGAGGGCTTTGGATTTGTTTTGGTGTATGAGGAGTTCTGGGGTGTTGCCTAATGAGGTCACGTTGTGCACTGTTGTGAGAGTTTGCACTAGACTGAGGGCTCTTTGGCAGGGGAAGGTTGTTCATGGGCATTGCATCAAGGAAGGGTTTGCTTTTGATAATGCGATTGGTGGTGGGTTGATTGAGTTTTATTGTGATTGTGAAGCCATAGATGATGCCAAGAGAGTTCATGAGAGCATGAGAGGAGAAACTTATTTGAATCTGACTAACTCGTTGATTGGTTGCCTTATCTCCGCGGGAAAGATTGAAGAAGCTGAGATGATATTTTACAGGTTGAGAGAGACGAATCACGTATCATATAATTTGATGATTAAAGGTTATTCTATGAGTGGTCATTTTGAGAagtcaaaaaaattattcaatcaaATGAGTCTCAAGGATATAACTTCCTTAAATACTATGATATCTGTGTACTCCAAAAACGGTGACCTTGATGAAGCTGTGAGGCTTTTTGACAAAACTAAAGATCAGAAAAACCCTGTGACATGGAATTCAATGATGTCTGGTTATATTCAAAATGGCCAGTACATGAAGGCATTAAAATTATACGTGATGATGCGTAGGTTATCAGTTGATTATAGCAGATCGACGTTTTCTGTCTTATTTCGTGCATGTTCGTCTCTAGGTTCTTTTCAACAAGGACGGTTGCTTCATGGCCACTTAACCAAGACACCGTTCCAAGCAAATGTTTATGTTGGGACTGCCCTTATAGACTTATACTCCAAATGTGGTCGCTTGGCTGATGCTCAAAGGTCATTCCTCAGCATTTTTTCACCCAATGTAGCCGCATGGACAGCTCTTATCAATGGGTATGCATATCATGGACTTGGATCCGAGGCAATTTTACTCTTCCATTCGATGTTAGTTCAAGGAATTGAGCCAAACGCTGCTACTTTTGTTGGCATTCTTTCTGCCTGCTCTCATGCTGGTCTAGTTGATGAAGGTTTGAAAATCTTCCACTCGATGGAGGAACTTTACAAGGTAACCCCAAGCATAGAACATTACACATGTGTGGTGGATCTTCTTGGTCGATCAGGCTATGTAAGAGAAGCTGAAGAGTTTATTAGAAAGATGCCTATTGAAGCCGATGGGGTGATTTGGGGAGCTTTACTGCATGCATGTTGGTTCTGGAAGGACATGGAAGTAGGGGAGAAAGCTGCTGAAAAGTTGTTCAGCTTGGATCCGAACCCAACAGTGCCTTTGGTAATTCTGTCAAATATGTATGCGGTGCTAGGTAGATGGGGGCAGAAGTCAATTCTTAGGAAGAGATTGCAGAGTTTAAAATTGAGAAAAGATCCAGGGTGCAGCTGGATTGAATTGAACAACAATATTCATCTGTTCTCTGTAGAGGATAAAACACATCCTTATTCTGATGTTATTTATGCAACTGTAGAGCATTTAGCAGCAACCGTTAATTCTGTCATACCCTTCAATTATCTCTATATCAGCAACAGCAAACATCATGGATAA
- the LOC107469563 gene encoding protein DMR6-LIKE OXYGENASE 2 (The sequence of the model RefSeq protein was modified relative to this genomic sequence to represent the inferred CDS: added 20 bases not found in genome assembly), whose translation MGDLGEFDSSFIQALEHRPKPNATEAQGIPLIDLSPISCHEDVETNSETDPASIEELVKQVGSACKNWGFFQVINHGVPLDRRQRIEAVAREFFAQSLEEKRRVKRDEVKIMGYYDREHTKNVRDWKEVFDFGVEDPTLVAASTDPDDDSVAYWTNQWPEYPPKFRETCEEYTRDVGKLIMKLMELIALSLGLKAKRFHEYFKDQTSTIRLNYYPPCPSPELALGVGRHRDNGVLTVLAQDEVGGLQVKRRTDGEWIGVKPTPGAFIINVGDIMQVWTNEAYRSAEHRVVVNSVKERLSIPFFLNPAHYTEVKPLEELIDEEHPPKYRPYVWGKFQVIRKRSNFIKLNVDNIQIDDFRIAP comes from the exons ATGGGTGACTTGGGAGAGTTTGATTCATCATTCATTCAGGCCTTAGAACACAGGCCGAAACCCAATGCTACTGAAGCACAAGGGATACCCTTGATTGATCTCTCACCCATTAGTTGCCATGAAGATGTTGAAACAAACTCAGAAACTGACCCTGCTTCCATTGAGGAGCTTGTCAAACAGGTTGGAAGTGCCTGCAAGAACTGGGGTTTCTTCCAGGTGATCAATCATGGGGTGCCTCTTGATAGGCGCCAGAGGATCGAAGCGGTGGCGAGGGAGTTCTTTGCGCAGAGTTTGGAGGAGAAGAGGAGGGTGAAGAGGGATGAGGTGAAGATAATGGGATACTATGATAGAGAACACACAAAGAATGTTAGGGATTGGAAGGAAGTGTTTGATTTTGGTGTTGAGGATCCAACTTTGGTTGCAGCCTCAACTGATCCTGATGATGATAGTGTTGCTTATTGGACTAATCAGTGGCCTGAATACCCACCCAAGTTCAG CTAGGGATGTTGGCAAGTTGATAATGAAGTTGATGGAGCTTATAGCACTAAGCCTAGGCTTGAAAGCAAAGAGGTTCCATGAATAtttcaaagatcaaacaagtaCCATTCGACTCAACTACTACCCACCATGCCCTTCCCCTGAACTCGCTCTTGGGGTTGGACGCCACAGGGACAATGGAGTCTTAACAGTGCTAGCTCAAGATGAAGTTGGAGGTCTTCAAGTTAAGCGACGAACAGATGGAGAGTGGATTGGGGTGAAGCCCACACCAGGTGCCTTTATCATCAATGTTGGTGACATAATGCAG GTGTGGACGAATGAGGCTTACAGAAGTGCAGAGCACAGAGTGGTAGTGAATTCTGTGAAGGAGAGGCTTTCAATTCCATTCTTCCTCAACCCAGCTCACTACACTGAGGTGAAGCCACTTGAGGAGCTCATAGATGAGGAACACCCTCCCAAGTATAGGCCATATGTTTGGGGCAAGTTTCAAGTTATTAGAAAGCGGAGTAACTTCATCAAACTCAATGTTGATAACATCCAAATTGATGATTTCAGGATAGCACCTTAA